One Rubinisphaera margarita DNA window includes the following coding sequences:
- the ispD gene encoding 2-C-methyl-D-erythritol 4-phosphate cytidylyltransferase: MSKRFGVILPAAGKSSRFSHQQRKKPFVDLKGRAIWLRAAEHFVNREDVAKTVIVIAPEDREYFTTKFQPNLAFMDIEVVDGGAERVDSVERGIAAMPDDIEYIAVHDAARPLLTKKWVDRVFQAAVESDAAILGIPVTSTLKRVADSMIQETVSREALWQAQTPQVFKAEVLRNAYKVRGKFVPTDEAQLVEKAGVPVKIVEGSAMNLKVTTQDDFRMAQALVDHLPKESLPRTLHPFSDEPSGLF; the protein is encoded by the coding sequence ATGTCGAAACGATTCGGAGTCATTCTGCCGGCAGCCGGAAAGAGCAGTCGGTTTTCGCATCAACAGAGAAAGAAGCCATTTGTCGACCTGAAAGGCCGGGCGATCTGGCTGCGGGCCGCTGAACATTTCGTCAATCGCGAAGACGTGGCCAAAACGGTCATCGTGATCGCCCCGGAGGATCGCGAGTACTTCACGACGAAGTTCCAGCCGAATCTCGCCTTTATGGATATTGAAGTCGTCGACGGAGGAGCCGAGCGTGTCGATTCAGTGGAACGTGGCATTGCGGCCATGCCCGACGATATCGAGTACATCGCCGTCCACGATGCGGCTCGTCCCCTGCTGACCAAGAAATGGGTCGATCGCGTTTTCCAGGCGGCTGTTGAATCGGACGCGGCCATTCTCGGGATTCCGGTCACGAGTACCCTGAAGCGGGTCGCTGATTCGATGATTCAGGAAACGGTCTCGCGGGAAGCCCTCTGGCAGGCGCAGACGCCACAGGTGTTCAAAGCGGAAGTGCTTCGCAACGCTTATAAGGTTCGCGGGAAATTTGTGCCGACCGATGAAGCCCAGCTGGTGGAGAAGGCGGGGGTCCCGGTGAAGATCGTCGAAGGGTCGGCGATGAATCTGAAGGTCACGACGCAGGATGACTTCCGCATGGCGCAGGCCCTTGTGGATCATCTGCCCAAGGAATCGCTGCCACGGACGCTGCACCCGTTCAGCGACGAGCCAAGCGGATTATTCTGA
- a CDS encoding HD domain-containing phosphohydrolase, whose product MQETRAESAPGQGVPDAAAPVADWEHYLQRHLDTPSGCKVRQTRIRQTPQGREQAYLKRLAKTARTSFEKTAVSLHSHRLQRHALDLIQLRRRLIPDGSPAWQRIEVFLAVAQVHQALELLLDEIDGLLGLHQQIQRLMTDTDVFLTTLAAGKPCDIFRLRTILQAIRHAAADATVQTRNWLTTCSLFAELETAKMLPVRRLPLASALQSTYLCARLIRRNGWGLNEEQILAAALLKDVAFWHPKLSEIISRRGHHSEWSAAMVASLNEIAPGTIRMVRQHHECVDGTGIPFGVAAEELHRSDRLLSLITRWTELYQHEMKMREGYSLEADWQDDLRTCNEVMETETAEHRWDAAWFQCLQQEFGIRPPQEIASPEEGGRQLNDWKVPRPNFLKRRFPILGDKVAVHAAVRSKSKER is encoded by the coding sequence ATGCAAGAAACTCGTGCTGAATCCGCTCCCGGTCAGGGAGTCCCTGATGCGGCTGCACCAGTCGCCGACTGGGAGCACTATCTGCAGCGTCATCTCGACACGCCGTCGGGGTGCAAAGTTCGCCAGACGCGAATCCGTCAGACTCCGCAGGGAAGAGAACAGGCGTATCTCAAGCGGCTGGCCAAAACCGCTCGCACGAGCTTCGAGAAAACGGCGGTGTCTTTACATTCGCACCGCCTGCAGAGACATGCTCTTGACCTGATTCAACTTCGGCGTCGACTGATTCCCGATGGATCCCCGGCCTGGCAGCGGATCGAAGTCTTTCTGGCAGTCGCCCAAGTGCACCAGGCTCTGGAACTGCTGCTCGACGAGATCGATGGTCTGCTGGGATTGCATCAGCAGATCCAGCGACTGATGACCGACACTGACGTGTTTCTCACGACTCTGGCCGCCGGGAAACCGTGCGACATCTTTCGATTGCGCACGATTCTGCAGGCGATTCGCCACGCGGCTGCCGATGCCACGGTTCAAACCCGTAACTGGCTGACGACATGCAGTCTATTCGCCGAGCTGGAAACGGCGAAGATGCTGCCCGTGCGACGTCTCCCGCTCGCCAGTGCTCTGCAGTCGACCTATCTGTGCGCCCGACTGATTCGACGGAATGGCTGGGGGCTAAACGAAGAGCAGATTCTTGCAGCCGCATTGCTGAAGGATGTCGCTTTCTGGCATCCGAAGCTTTCCGAGATCATTTCGAGGCGGGGACATCATTCCGAATGGTCGGCTGCAATGGTCGCATCGCTGAATGAGATTGCACCGGGAACGATTCGTATGGTGCGGCAGCATCACGAGTGTGTCGATGGCACAGGAATTCCCTTCGGCGTAGCCGCCGAAGAGCTTCATCGCAGTGACCGTCTGCTCTCGTTGATCACACGGTGGACCGAGTTGTATCAGCACGAGATGAAGATGCGTGAAGGTTACAGTCTGGAAGCTGACTGGCAGGATGATCTGAGGACGTGCAACGAGGTCATGGAGACAGAAACGGCGGAACATCGCTGGGACGCCGCCTGGTTCCAATGCCTGCAGCAGGAGTTCGGGATCCGGCCTCCGCAGGAAATCGCCTCACCTGAAGAGGGCGGACGTCAGCTGAACGACTGGAAAGTTCCCCGTCCCAACTTTCTCAAACGACGATTCCCGATCCTGGGAGACAAAGTCGCCGTCCACGCCGCTGTTCGCTCGAAGTCGAAAGAACGCTGA
- the epsC gene encoding serine O-acetyltransferase EpsC — MATDFRRKEILPEITGQIVNSYHEIGTINHLGHCPLPSYNEISKLLEDLSEILFPGYRRRQNLHFGNVTYYVGDLVDSLHDMLTEQIARALRHDFTTRTDAVCNAIVERDFEAEAQEITLDFLKCIPELRSILSKDVQAAFDGDPAAMNLDEIIFSYPGLEAITIHRLAHELYRRKVPFIPRMMSERSHSRTGIDIHPGAQIGHSFFIDHGTGVVIGETCEIHPYVKIYQGVTLGALSFPKDSEGNIIRGSKRHPTIGEGVVIYANATILGGDTVIGSNSVIGASVSLMKSIPPNTIVTIEKPSLKFREAS, encoded by the coding sequence ATGGCTACCGACTTTCGTCGCAAGGAAATTCTGCCGGAAATCACCGGGCAGATCGTCAACAGCTACCATGAGATCGGGACAATCAATCACCTCGGCCATTGTCCCCTGCCCAGCTACAACGAGATTTCCAAGCTGCTCGAAGACCTGTCCGAAATCCTGTTTCCGGGATACCGCCGTCGACAGAATCTCCACTTCGGCAATGTAACGTATTACGTCGGAGATCTGGTCGACAGCCTTCACGACATGCTGACCGAACAGATCGCCCGGGCTCTTCGGCACGACTTCACCACACGCACCGATGCGGTCTGCAACGCCATCGTCGAGCGGGATTTTGAAGCCGAGGCTCAGGAAATCACGCTCGACTTTCTGAAGTGCATTCCGGAACTGCGGTCGATCCTTTCCAAGGATGTGCAGGCGGCGTTCGATGGCGACCCGGCGGCTATGAATCTCGATGAGATCATCTTTTCCTATCCGGGTCTCGAAGCGATCACCATCCATCGACTCGCTCACGAACTCTACCGGCGGAAAGTGCCGTTCATTCCTCGAATGATGTCGGAACGCTCGCACTCCCGCACCGGGATTGATATCCACCCGGGAGCCCAGATCGGTCATTCGTTCTTCATCGATCATGGTACAGGTGTGGTGATCGGTGAAACCTGTGAGATCCATCCGTACGTGAAGATCTATCAAGGCGTCACGCTGGGAGCACTCAGTTTCCCCAAGGACAGTGAGGGCAACATCATCCGTGGCTCCAAGCGCCATCCGACGATTGGAGAAGGCGTCGTGATCTACGCCAACGCGACGATCTTGGGCGGAGACACGGTGATCGGTTCCAATTCCGTCATCGGAGCCAGCGTCTCGCTGATGAAGAGCATTCCGCCGAATACGATCGTCACGATCGAAAAGCCGTCGCTGAAATTCCGCGAAGCTTCCTGA
- a CDS encoding tetratricopeptide repeat protein, which translates to MSDLNSKYDAAQKLKDEGDLQGAVALLQEVIAEDPNFVLAHTALAVHLQKLGNNDQALAHARKVVELEPDDPFSHAQLSVIAQRCGRINDAEDALARSNDMGAGGCGSH; encoded by the coding sequence ATGTCCGATTTGAACAGCAAGTACGATGCAGCCCAGAAACTCAAAGACGAAGGCGATCTGCAGGGAGCCGTGGCTCTGCTGCAGGAGGTCATCGCTGAAGATCCGAACTTCGTGCTGGCTCACACCGCTCTGGCCGTGCATCTCCAGAAGCTCGGCAACAATGACCAGGCTCTGGCACACGCCCGGAAAGTTGTCGAACTGGAGCCGGACGATCCGTTCTCACATGCTCAGCTGTCGGTGATCGCTCAGCGTTGCGGTCGCATCAACGATGCAGAAGATGCTCTGGCCCGCTCCAACGACATGGGAGCAGGCGGCTGCGGCTCGCACTGA
- a CDS encoding UbiA family prenyltransferase has product MQLTPLLRLLRFPALFTTFPDVLAGYAIVRQGQIDGLELTALLVSSGLLYLSGMVFNDVFDVAQDTEERPTRPIPAGEISRRTAAMLGGGLMLGGMIAAAFVSLLAVIVAVLLASMILAYDAGGKKTPAGPVLMGLCRGLNVLLGAACLESFQSWTAHPALIVAGIMAFYVCGITLFARTEAKESGRGPLIAGWVLCLAALFGWGIVAATWATGPAVRITLLMLILIGFQISRRMSMALRTRQPQHVQQAIRVLLLTIPMLEAIVIIAHGGPDSLPLAIAAALMMIPGQILSKFIPMT; this is encoded by the coding sequence ATGCAACTGACTCCACTGCTGCGCCTGCTTCGCTTCCCCGCACTCTTCACGACCTTTCCGGATGTGCTGGCGGGCTACGCGATTGTGCGGCAGGGGCAGATCGACGGGCTCGAACTGACGGCTCTGCTCGTTTCTTCCGGGTTGCTGTATCTCTCGGGCATGGTCTTCAACGATGTCTTCGATGTCGCTCAGGACACCGAAGAGCGTCCGACCCGGCCGATTCCTGCGGGAGAGATCAGTCGACGCACAGCCGCGATGCTGGGCGGCGGGTTGATGCTCGGCGGAATGATCGCAGCGGCGTTCGTGTCGCTACTCGCGGTGATCGTCGCCGTTTTACTCGCCTCGATGATCCTGGCCTATGACGCCGGTGGGAAGAAGACGCCAGCCGGCCCCGTGCTGATGGGGCTCTGTCGCGGGTTGAATGTGTTGTTGGGAGCGGCGTGTCTGGAGAGTTTCCAGTCATGGACTGCTCATCCCGCGTTGATCGTCGCCGGAATCATGGCGTTCTACGTGTGTGGAATCACGCTGTTCGCCCGCACGGAAGCAAAAGAGTCGGGACGCGGGCCGCTGATCGCCGGCTGGGTGCTTTGCCTGGCGGCTCTGTTTGGCTGGGGAATCGTCGCCGCAACCTGGGCGACGGGGCCAGCCGTGCGAATCACGCTGCTGATGCTGATCCTCATCGGCTTCCAGATTTCCCGCCGCATGTCGATGGCCCTGCGAACCCGTCAGCCTCAACACGTGCAGCAGGCGATTCGAGTCTTGCTGCTGACCATTCCGATGCTCGAAGCGATCGTCATCATCGCGCACGGCGGACCGGATTCCCTGCCGCTGGCAATTGCGGCTGCCCTGATGATGATCCCGGGGCAGATCCTCTCGAAGTTCATCCCGATGACCTGA
- a CDS encoding 3-hydroxyacyl-ACP dehydratase FabZ family protein produces MDRDQIKHCIPHREPFLWIDEVLEIEKNKIHATKYIDPDLPVFQGHYPDFPILPGVLQCEMALQAGAILISRQHALEADKVPVATRMNDVKFRHMVRPGDTANVYVEITERLGDAFFMTGKIVVDGQTTTRLEFAATATDSPS; encoded by the coding sequence ATGGACCGAGATCAGATCAAGCACTGTATACCGCATCGCGAACCGTTCCTGTGGATCGACGAAGTTCTCGAGATTGAGAAGAACAAGATTCACGCAACGAAGTACATCGATCCCGATTTGCCGGTCTTTCAGGGGCATTATCCGGACTTCCCGATTCTCCCCGGCGTTCTACAATGTGAAATGGCCCTGCAGGCCGGAGCGATTCTGATTTCCCGCCAGCATGCTCTCGAAGCCGATAAAGTGCCGGTGGCGACGCGAATGAACGACGTCAAATTCCGTCACATGGTTCGTCCTGGGGACACGGCGAACGTGTACGTCGAGATTACCGAGCGGCTGGGCGACGCGTTCTTTATGACGGGCAAAATCGTCGTCGATGGCCAGACCACAACACGGCTGGAGTTCGCTGCCACCGCGACCGATTCGCCCAGCTAG